The Primulina huaijiensis isolate GDHJ02 unplaced genomic scaffold, ASM1229523v2 scaffold205449, whole genome shotgun sequence genome includes the window GCGCGGCTTACGCTCCTTGGCCATAGCCATCGCCTTCCCTATCTCCCTCGCCGTCCTCGTCATCTACCTCTTCGGCTCGACAAATCGCTTCGGCAACATAGAGAAACCCTTTTACATCCCTCCCCTCTGGGCTCTCCACCTCGCGTGTCTCACATCCTCCTTCCTGTCAGGGCTCTCGTCTTGGCTTGTCTGGGCCGACCACGGATTCCACCGCCGCCCAGTGGCACTGTATCTCTACATGGCTCAACTGGGGCTCAGCCTCGGGTGGTACCCGATCGTGTTAGGCGCCGGTGCTGTTAGAGTTGGATTGACGCTCTGCGCACTGCTGTTTGTGTCGCTGGTCGGGAGTTGGCGGACCTTTAAGACTCTGAATCCGATTGCCGGTGATCTGTTCGTGCCGTGTCTGGTGGCGGCGCTGCTTCCAGCTGCTGTGAATTACAGGCTTTTGAATTATGAGTGAG containing:
- the LOC140966351 gene encoding translocator protein homolog, with product MASRDLKHRATEKDESNVIDATPPSDLSSSKPKRKGMARRGLRSLAIAIAFPISLAVLVIYLFGSTNRFGNIEKPFYIPPLWALHLACLTSSFLSGLSSWLVWADHGFHRRPVALYLYMAQLGLSLGWYPIVLGAGAVRVGLTLCALLFVSLVGSWRTFKTLNPIAGDLFVPCLVAALLPAAVNYRLLNYE